In Pontibacillus halophilus JSM 076056 = DSM 19796, the sequence GATATTTACTCATGTGTTTTATGGCTCTTTGCTGAACTTGGGTATTTAACTCGGCTTTTATGTCGTATAGCTTTTCGTTTAGTAATTTTAAGTAGGTGGTTTCTTGATTGAAATAAAAAGGAGGTAAGGACATCTTATATTCCTCATCATTATTAATTGTGGATTTGAGTCCAGAGATTATCCAATCTTCCATAGTTACAGGTTCGAATGTTAGAGTAATATGTATACTGATTGACTCTGTTGTTTTAGCAGCATGAGGTGCGCCTTGAGGTAAGTATAGAATATCACCTGTAGATATATCTTTGTGCATCAATGGTTCTGGTAAATTTTCTATATTAACTTCCTGACCCTTATTACCGCGTTTGTAAATATCGTAAACATCCCATAATTTAGTCCCTTCACATTGAATCACTACTTGTTCTGTACGATCTATATGGGGAACAAACCCTCCTTGATTTGGTGGTGTAATCACACCAAACGCAGCACATTTTGTCCCTATCTTATTTCCTATCTTACTGCACAATTCTCCTAACGGAGGCCAGTATTCCTCTAAAGCTGTAAGTAATAAAGATCCTCCATCCTTTAAAGCTTCTGAAGCTTTATTGCCATCTAAAACATTACCAATGGTTTTTTGACCAACGTAAATTGGTCTGGAATAGTGGAGGTGAGGTTGAGGGATTCCGTTTTTTATTACCCTAAAGCATTCTTCGGGAATGCGCGCCTCTACTAATAGCCACTTCAACGCCTCCGTGGAAAAAACGTCTTCAGTCCAATCTAAATCTTCTTCTTTTTTTCGTCGCAAAAAGGGTTTGTTTGACCAATACCCTTCTTTATTAATTTGTTCTAAAGTATTCAAGATATAATCTAAGCTTCCCATTGTATTACCTCTCTTTACAAATCATTAAAATTCAAAAGCGAGCAAAGTAAAAGGCATACGATCCGCGCCGCCACCTATTACATTACTTGAAAGATTAAACTT encodes:
- a CDS encoding JmjC domain-containing protein, producing the protein MGSLDYILNTLEQINKEGYWSNKPFLRRKKEEDLDWTEDVFSTEALKWLLVEARIPEECFRVIKNGIPQPHLHYSRPIYVGQKTIGNVLDGNKASEALKDGGSLLLTALEEYWPPLGELCSKIGNKIGTKCAAFGVITPPNQGGFVPHIDRTEQVVIQCEGTKLWDVYDIYKRGNKGQEVNIENLPEPLMHKDISTGDILYLPQGAPHAAKTTESISIHITLTFEPVTMEDWIISGLKSTINNDEEYKMSLPPFYFNQETTYLKLLNEKLYDIKAELNTQVQQRAIKHMSKYRSLNS